The following are encoded together in the Serratia sp. UGAL515B_01 genome:
- a CDS encoding (2Fe-2S)-binding protein, with protein MSIKTRPLSLTINGKQHGPIEVPEGLMMIDFLHEYLDLTGSRLGCGQGICHACVAILDHPSGTSEEIRTCITGAHFFNGKQVRTIEGHAVVDNKGEVVELSPLQQSFLDHFSFQCGYCTPGFVNAATVFVEKLKREPIPREQLEEAIEQALDNHICRCTGYVRYYEAVRDVVLKTPGLLKETAQ; from the coding sequence ATGAGCATTAAAACCCGTCCCCTAAGTCTGACTATTAATGGCAAGCAACATGGCCCTATAGAAGTACCTGAAGGGCTGATGATGATCGACTTTCTGCATGAATATCTCGATCTGACCGGTTCACGTCTCGGTTGCGGACAAGGGATTTGCCATGCCTGCGTGGCTATTCTTGACCATCCTAGCGGAACCAGCGAAGAGATCCGTACCTGTATTACAGGCGCACATTTTTTCAATGGCAAGCAAGTGCGTACCATCGAAGGCCATGCGGTAGTGGATAATAAGGGCGAAGTGGTTGAGCTTTCACCACTCCAGCAGTCGTTCCTTGATCATTTCAGCTTCCAGTGTGGCTATTGCACACCGGGATTTGTCAATGCGGCTACCGTGTTTGTTGAGAAGCTCAAGCGCGAGCCGATCCCACGTGAGCAGTTGGAAGAAGCGATTGAGCAGGCGCTGGATAACCATATTTGCCGCTGTACCGGTTATGTTCGTTACTATGAAGCGGTGCGTGACGTGGTATTGAAAACGCCGGGCTTGCTCAAGGAGACGGCTCAATGA
- a CDS encoding XdhC family protein, with protein MQHLDISVVRQAINWLEQQQAVWLCTVLDTYGSSPRSPGALMVATIDGKYCGSLSGGCVEEDFLRRLAKGDYQAASQVIRYGAGGLTPDVALPCDGVLDVLIEHLPVGDHSTNYMRTLERALTGHHALIKRLTLPNACNNLTTAHFASTTQVIRDQQEIVLHIAAAPRLLVAGLSSVALFCADFANALGFEVLVCENRPEALDNFANQLKPNITLVRQFPAKFIEEDGCHANTAVVALTHDPRMDDLTLMEAIYTPAFYIGAMGSQRNSERRLQRLQQIAEFTSQDLARIHAPIGLALGSKTPAEIALAVMADIVQHKNQNREEHHA; from the coding sequence ATGCAACACCTTGATATATCGGTAGTCAGACAAGCGATAAACTGGCTAGAACAACAGCAGGCAGTGTGGCTGTGTACCGTGCTGGACACCTACGGTTCATCTCCCCGCTCCCCGGGAGCACTGATGGTGGCAACCATCGACGGAAAGTATTGTGGTTCACTCTCTGGTGGCTGCGTGGAGGAGGATTTTCTGCGCCGTCTTGCCAAGGGTGACTATCAGGCAGCTAGCCAGGTCATCCGGTACGGCGCTGGTGGGCTGACTCCCGATGTTGCACTCCCCTGTGACGGCGTGTTGGATGTGCTGATAGAACACCTCCCCGTTGGGGATCACAGCACCAATTACATGCGTACTCTTGAAAGAGCGCTGACTGGGCACCATGCGCTGATCAAGCGTTTGACCTTACCCAATGCCTGTAACAATTTGACTACCGCTCACTTCGCCAGTACCACTCAGGTGATACGTGACCAGCAGGAAATCGTCTTGCATATCGCCGCAGCACCCAGGCTACTGGTTGCCGGGCTTTCTAGCGTTGCTCTATTTTGTGCCGATTTTGCCAACGCCCTTGGCTTCGAGGTGCTGGTCTGCGAAAACCGCCCAGAAGCGTTGGATAACTTTGCCAACCAGCTCAAACCCAACATCACTTTGGTGCGTCAGTTTCCGGCTAAATTCATTGAAGAAGATGGTTGCCACGCCAACACTGCGGTTGTCGCGCTAACCCACGATCCCCGTATGGATGATTTAACATTGATGGAGGCTATCTACACGCCAGCGTTTTACATTGGTGCAATGGGATCACAACGGAACAGCGAGCGCCGCCTTCAACGATTGCAACAGATTGCAGAATTCACTTCTCAGGATCTCGCGCGAATACATGCCCCCATCGGGCTAGCGCTCGGCAGTAAAACTCCAGCAGAGATTGCACTAGCCGTAATGGCCGATATTGTGCAACACAAAAATCAGAACCGAGAAGAACATCACGCATAA
- a CDS encoding xanthine dehydrogenase family protein molybdopterin-binding subunit — translation MSNFNSPRRRFIKSAVIAGVSVYLAPLYSRAYAALFENKILQSPNWDAHAKRIRYRIDGRAKVMGQKVFARDIRAVDMPHWPQKQAHAFILRATKADRLFTGIDLSLLGDDLQPDRLVMAEDLDRDGLAFPEFYGDDMLLPTGKTPAYLGHAVAILIYHDFARFRFAKDKLKFHDEVIKYGRETGPLERDPWGSFRFVRVGGEKPSDDDRFSSLKDSPIFPLAMRRHLPVWPEGRQGGKLDQEGMFYAGMIAEQLQTPPEDWLVLSRRYTTQSSDTAALEPDNANGWFDTVTQTLHLVVPTQSPQELAEQMPPMLAKHYLPVKQLILHPCFTVGYGSKDHYNFPYYGAVAALYGDGLPVRLANDRFEQFQTSIKRHAFDMDYCIAVNKQTGMLQAFQGAMTADGGGRSNFTPSVVMVAATAAQSIYYFPKSDLSAVGLASRAIDAGSARGYGTLQSMAATEMMIDELAEELKLDPIELRLRNVLKSGMKNTQGAIPAGAIRADEVLVKAAQHDMWLKRAERKVEFERQNPGKRYGVGFGCVQKDFGTGAETSFARVELSEDGHITLHHSGAEMGTGMSTSQSVLCAQWLGKPADESHFSVTDWSLLPMVTSGDPYLMSQEEQDELQTNPNWTPSYCSPSSASNSAYYFSHSTREAARLVFEHGVWPAALAIWQSGIGGGQAAPLVVRKEEARWVEGGLTAAGMQVLPLDMLAKKAYQMGGLTGAVVHVFNRWQWAEAEFMLSNQSERLPIDGLSVRNGSGEFKTLARERVFYPPTQRNNAEVTYYSAAGTLVEVAVHTATGKVELLNHHSIMECGNLIVPELVSGQLQGGLAMGIGHALHEYLPLYEDGPGNGTWNFNRYHLPRASDVAVWKQTGEILPALSETDPPKGMAEVVMIPVVAALVNAIAHATGHRFRDLPVRAENILEVLP, via the coding sequence ATGAGCAATTTCAACTCGCCACGGCGACGTTTTATCAAAAGTGCCGTGATTGCGGGGGTGTCTGTTTACCTCGCACCACTCTATAGCCGTGCCTACGCCGCGCTGTTTGAGAATAAGATCCTGCAATCGCCAAATTGGGATGCGCATGCTAAACGCATCCGATACCGTATTGATGGTCGAGCCAAGGTAATGGGGCAAAAAGTGTTTGCCCGTGACATCCGTGCTGTTGATATGCCACATTGGCCACAAAAGCAGGCACATGCCTTTATCCTCCGAGCGACGAAAGCAGATCGTTTATTTACTGGTATCGATCTTTCCCTGCTTGGTGACGATCTCCAGCCAGATCGCTTAGTGATGGCGGAAGACCTGGACCGTGATGGTCTGGCTTTTCCGGAGTTTTACGGCGACGATATGTTGTTGCCAACCGGTAAAACGCCGGCTTATCTTGGCCATGCTGTGGCGATCCTGATTTATCATGATTTTGCCCGTTTCCGCTTTGCGAAAGACAAACTCAAATTCCATGACGAAGTGATCAAATATGGTCGTGAAACGGGTCCATTAGAACGCGATCCATGGGGTAGTTTCCGTTTTGTGCGCGTCGGGGGGGAAAAACCTTCAGACGACGATCGCTTTTCAAGCCTGAAGGATAGCCCGATCTTTCCATTGGCGATGAGACGACATCTGCCGGTATGGCCAGAGGGACGTCAAGGCGGAAAATTGGATCAGGAAGGGATGTTTTATGCTGGTATGATCGCCGAACAGCTCCAAACGCCTCCAGAAGATTGGCTGGTGTTATCACGCCGTTACACCACCCAATCAAGTGATACGGCAGCCTTGGAACCAGATAATGCCAATGGCTGGTTTGACACGGTTACCCAAACTCTGCATTTGGTGGTACCGACCCAGTCTCCGCAAGAATTGGCAGAGCAAATGCCGCCAATGTTGGCTAAACACTATTTGCCGGTAAAACAGCTGATCCTCCACCCTTGTTTTACCGTTGGCTATGGCTCAAAAGATCACTATAACTTCCCATATTACGGTGCCGTTGCTGCGTTATACGGTGACGGGTTACCAGTGCGGCTTGCCAATGATCGTTTCGAACAATTCCAGACATCTATCAAACGCCACGCTTTTGATATGGACTACTGCATCGCAGTAAACAAACAGACGGGGATGTTACAAGCGTTTCAAGGGGCAATGACGGCAGACGGTGGTGGGCGTAGTAATTTTACGCCTTCAGTGGTGATGGTAGCAGCGACGGCAGCCCAGTCTATTTACTATTTCCCAAAAAGCGATCTTTCCGCAGTTGGACTGGCTTCTCGTGCTATTGATGCAGGCTCTGCGCGTGGTTACGGTACCCTGCAAAGTATGGCTGCTACCGAAATGATGATCGATGAACTTGCGGAAGAGTTGAAGCTCGATCCGATAGAACTGCGCCTGCGCAATGTGCTCAAGTCCGGCATGAAAAATACGCAAGGGGCGATCCCCGCAGGAGCGATTCGTGCCGATGAAGTGTTGGTGAAAGCGGCACAACACGACATGTGGCTCAAACGCGCAGAACGCAAGGTGGAGTTTGAACGCCAAAATCCGGGGAAACGCTATGGTGTTGGCTTTGGTTGCGTACAAAAAGATTTTGGTACCGGTGCTGAAACCTCTTTTGCCCGGGTAGAACTGAGTGAGGATGGGCATATTACCCTGCATCATAGTGGTGCCGAGATGGGGACTGGCATGTCGACGTCACAATCGGTTTTGTGCGCACAATGGTTGGGCAAACCGGCAGATGAATCCCATTTTTCGGTTACTGATTGGTCGCTGTTACCGATGGTAACCAGTGGCGATCCTTACCTGATGTCGCAGGAAGAACAGGATGAACTGCAAACTAACCCCAATTGGACGCCAAGTTACTGTTCACCTTCCAGTGCCAGTAACTCGGCTTACTATTTCTCGCACAGTACGCGTGAAGCCGCACGATTGGTGTTCGAGCACGGGGTGTGGCCAGCCGCGCTGGCTATCTGGCAATCCGGTATAGGCGGCGGGCAGGCGGCCCCACTAGTGGTGCGCAAAGAGGAGGCTCGTTGGGTAGAAGGGGGCTTGACGGCGGCAGGTATGCAGGTATTGCCGTTGGATATGTTAGCGAAAAAAGCCTACCAGATGGGGGGCCTCACCGGTGCAGTAGTGCACGTGTTCAACCGTTGGCAGTGGGCTGAAGCGGAGTTCATGCTCAGTAATCAAAGCGAACGCTTACCTATTGACGGGTTGTCGGTGCGCAATGGCAGCGGTGAGTTCAAAACGCTGGCACGCGAGCGGGTTTTTTACCCGCCAACCCAGCGTAACAACGCTGAAGTGACCTACTACAGCGCAGCTGGCACGCTGGTTGAAGTGGCGGTGCATACTGCCACTGGCAAGGTTGAGCTATTGAATCACCATTCGATCATGGAGTGTGGCAATCTGATCGTACCAGAGTTGGTTTCGGGTCAGTTGCAAGGTGGTTTAGCGATGGGGATTGGCCATGCATTGCATGAGTACTTACCGCTGTACGAAGACGGGCCGGGTAACGGAACCTGGAACTTCAACCGTTACCACTTACCGCGTGCCAGCGATGTTGCGGTCTGGAAGCAGACCGGCGAGATTCTGCCCGCGTTGTCGGAAACCGATCCGCCAAAAGGAATGGCTGAAGTAGTGATGATCCCTGTGGTAGCCGCGTTGGTTAACGCTATTGCCCATGCTACCGGCCATCGTTTCCGTGATTTGCCTGTCCGTGCTGAGAATATTCTTGAGGTATTACCATGA
- a CDS encoding nucleotidyltransferase family protein: MMIGIVIVAAGRSERFIKAGGKGNKLNAIFKGKTVFEHTLSQALASGLAVTVVTRPENLMVQRVCSQHQVQVTLLASNGLGESISAGVCATADWDGWLIHLADMPFVSPQIFLQVADALHQYPIVRPSFEQQPGHPVGFSAEFRKQLCTLRGDNGARELLKQRQIHLLHIVEQSIVQDIDLPSQLANSE; encoded by the coding sequence ATGATGATAGGTATCGTGATTGTCGCTGCCGGGCGAAGTGAGCGTTTTATCAAGGCGGGGGGTAAAGGGAACAAACTCAATGCCATATTTAAAGGCAAAACAGTTTTTGAGCATACTCTATCTCAAGCCTTAGCCTCAGGATTAGCAGTGACGGTTGTCACACGACCAGAAAATCTCATGGTACAACGGGTTTGTTCACAGCATCAGGTTCAGGTGACCTTGTTAGCCAGTAACGGTCTCGGAGAGTCTATTTCTGCTGGCGTTTGCGCAACGGCAGATTGGGATGGTTGGCTGATCCATCTGGCAGATATGCCTTTCGTATCACCACAAATCTTTCTACAGGTCGCCGATGCCCTGCATCAGTACCCTATTGTGCGGCCGAGCTTCGAGCAACAACCCGGCCATCCGGTAGGCTTTTCGGCAGAATTTCGCAAACAGCTGTGTACCTTGCGCGGAGACAATGGCGCACGAGAACTGCTCAAACAGCGGCAGATTCACCTATTACACATTGTGGAGCAAAGCATCGTTCAGGATATCGACCTACCATCACAGTTAGCGAACAGCGAGTAA